The following are encoded in a window of Acidobacteriota bacterium genomic DNA:
- a CDS encoding peptidyl-prolyl cis-trans isomerase has translation MSNNPRVMLRTTSGDIEIELFADKAPLTVENFLQYVDDGHFDGTIFHRVIDGFMIQGGGFDRNMVQRKTRPPIRNEANNGLKNTKYTLAMARTSDVNSATAQFFINVADNAFLDYKDPSPRNYGYAVFGKVTAGTDVVDRLRKVKTGSRGPHQDVPQEPIVIESASRLP, from the coding sequence ATGAGCAACAACCCCCGCGTCATGCTCCGGACCACGTCCGGTGACATCGAGATCGAACTCTTCGCCGACAAGGCCCCCCTCACCGTGGAGAACTTCCTGCAGTACGTCGACGACGGACACTTCGACGGGACCATCTTCCACCGCGTCATCGACGGGTTCATGATCCAGGGCGGCGGTTTCGACCGGAACATGGTCCAGCGCAAGACCCGCCCGCCCATCCGCAACGAGGCGAACAACGGCCTGAAGAACACGAAGTACACCCTGGCCATGGCCCGCACGTCCGACGTCAACAGTGCCACCGCGCAGTTCTTCATCAACGTGGCGGACAACGCCTTCCTGGACTACAAGGACCCCTCGCCCCGCAACTACGGCTACGCGGTGTTCGGCAAGGTGACGGCGGGCACCGACGTGGTGGACCGTCTCCGCAAGGTGAAGACCGGTTCCCGGGGCCCCCACCAGGACGTCCCGCAGGAGCCGATCGTCATCGAATCGGCTTCACGGCTCCCCTGA
- a CDS encoding class I SAM-dependent rRNA methyltransferase: protein MHPKIYLKPGKEKPLLAHHHWVFSGAILKADPGVRHGGIVDLYAADHKFMGTGYYNEKTSIAVRVLSFTPAPIDSNFFWDRIFRAWSLRQKLFAGHGTNAYRVCHGEGDFLPGLVIDRYDGGIVIQLQALGLEPFRQDLAEIVSVMMKPAFIYERSEGPSRAEEGLEPATGALRGELPAGGVGVEEDGIRFTVDVAGGQKTGFFLDQRDNRRLVRDVARDRTVLNCFGYTGAFSVAAALGGATRTVTVDTSAPALEAARANFRLNGLDDGKHGFVRANVMELLRKPGEKYDLVVLDPPAFAKRQSAAQAAFHGYKDVNLHAMKTLNPGGWLLTCSCSAHVDAATFQKIVFAAAVDAGRNVQILRKLAQPMDHPVNVFHPETEYLKALLVRVT from the coding sequence ATGCACCCGAAGATCTACCTCAAGCCCGGCAAGGAAAAACCGCTTTTGGCCCATCACCACTGGGTCTTTTCCGGGGCGATCCTCAAGGCGGACCCCGGCGTCCGGCACGGGGGGATCGTGGACCTCTACGCCGCGGACCACAAGTTCATGGGGACGGGGTACTACAACGAGAAGACCTCCATCGCCGTTCGGGTCCTCTCTTTCACCCCCGCCCCCATCGACAGCAACTTTTTCTGGGACAGGATTTTCCGGGCCTGGTCCCTCCGACAGAAGCTCTTCGCCGGCCACGGCACCAACGCCTACCGCGTCTGCCACGGGGAGGGGGACTTCCTCCCCGGCCTCGTCATCGACCGCTACGACGGCGGCATCGTGATCCAGCTTCAGGCGCTCGGGCTGGAGCCCTTCCGCCAGGACCTGGCCGAGATCGTTTCCGTCATGATGAAGCCGGCGTTCATCTACGAGCGGAGCGAGGGGCCTTCCCGGGCCGAGGAGGGTCTCGAGCCGGCCACGGGGGCGCTCCGGGGCGAGCTTCCCGCCGGGGGCGTGGGCGTGGAGGAAGACGGCATCCGTTTCACGGTGGACGTTGCCGGTGGCCAGAAGACCGGTTTCTTCCTGGACCAGCGCGACAACCGCCGTCTGGTCCGCGACGTCGCCCGGGACCGCACGGTGCTGAACTGCTTCGGGTACACGGGGGCCTTCTCCGTGGCCGCCGCCCTCGGGGGCGCCACCCGCACGGTGACCGTGGACACCTCGGCCCCGGCGCTGGAGGCGGCCCGCGCCAACTTCCGGCTGAACGGCCTCGACGACGGCAAGCACGGCTTCGTGCGGGCCAACGTGATGGAACTGCTCCGAAAACCGGGGGAGAAGTACGACCTCGTGGTCCTGGACCCGCCGGCCTTCGCCAAGCGCCAGAGCGCCGCCCAGGCGGCCTTTCACGGCTACAAGGACGTCAACCTCCACGCCATGAAGACGCTCAACCCGGGAGGCTGGCTGCTGACCTGCTCGTGCTCGGCCCACGTGGACGCGGCCACCTTTCAGAAGATCGTCTTCGCCGCCGCCGTGGATGCCGGGCGCAACGTGCAGATCCTCCGGAAACTCGCCCAGCCCATGGACCACCCCGTGAACGTCTTCCACCCGGAGACGGAGTATCTCAAGGCGCTGCTGGTGAGGGTGACGTAA
- a CDS encoding DUF3327 domain-containing protein translates to MEPRDHLISQRLSRLVAQLKQGKPGALADFWEKVASSGTPLIESIPGDCDHHWVTFLHRGKPGTRNVVVASSFTGHDPVCGQMRNLPDTDVWYRTWRLPADARATYQLSPNDPLVPMLHVEDLRTRTSTWDFDPLNPRKMIFPADTESGFAGRILSVIELPQAPPLLWAATPPPAATGALELHRVHSERLGNERRVWAHLPPGLRPDGDPPGLLVVLDGMTYVSALAAPTILDNLFAGGKVRPLVTLFVDALDQATRNREFACHVPFADFLAMELFPWAANRYRAGGDPSGNILCGPSHGGLAAAFTAVTYPTVFGNVLAQSGSFWWSPEYPRDHEWLAQLLAMADRLPVRFRLEAGRLDRWRLREDDPTVLGATRHLRNVLRAKGYRADYHEFAGGHDYNCWQAAFPQALMALAPPRR, encoded by the coding sequence ATGGAACCTCGGGACCACCTCATCAGCCAGCGCCTGTCAAGGCTGGTTGCGCAGCTCAAGCAGGGCAAGCCCGGCGCACTCGCCGATTTCTGGGAGAAAGTGGCGTCGTCGGGCACGCCCCTGATCGAGTCCATCCCCGGTGACTGCGACCACCACTGGGTCACCTTCCTCCACCGCGGCAAGCCCGGGACCCGCAACGTCGTGGTAGCCTCCTCCTTCACGGGTCACGACCCGGTGTGCGGCCAGATGCGCAACCTGCCCGACACGGACGTCTGGTACCGCACCTGGCGCCTCCCGGCCGACGCGCGGGCCACCTACCAACTGTCGCCGAACGACCCCCTTGTCCCCATGCTCCACGTGGAGGACCTCCGCACCCGGACCTCCACCTGGGATTTCGACCCCCTCAACCCCCGGAAGATGATCTTCCCGGCGGACACCGAGTCGGGCTTCGCAGGGAGAATTCTCTCGGTGATCGAACTCCCCCAGGCCCCCCCGCTCCTCTGGGCCGCGACGCCCCCCCCGGCTGCAACGGGGGCCCTCGAGCTGCACCGTGTCCACTCGGAGCGACTGGGGAACGAGCGCCGGGTTTGGGCCCACCTCCCGCCCGGGTTGCGCCCGGACGGGGACCCCCCGGGCCTGCTGGTGGTTTTGGACGGCATGACCTACGTCTCCGCCCTGGCCGCCCCCACGATCCTGGACAACCTTTTCGCCGGGGGAAAGGTCCGCCCCCTGGTGACGCTCTTCGTGGACGCCCTGGACCAGGCCACGCGGAACCGGGAGTTCGCGTGCCACGTACCCTTCGCCGACTTCCTCGCGATGGAACTGTTCCCGTGGGCGGCCAACCGGTACCGGGCCGGGGGCGACCCCTCGGGCAACATCCTCTGCGGGCCCAGTCACGGGGGGCTTGCCGCGGCCTTCACCGCCGTCACCTACCCCACGGTTTTCGGGAACGTCCTGGCCCAGTCCGGGTCCTTCTGGTGGAGCCCCGAGTACCCCCGGGACCACGAGTGGCTTGCCCAACTGCTGGCCATGGCGGACCGGCTCCCGGTCCGTTTCCGGCTGGAGGCGGGCCGGCTGGACCGCTGGCGGCTCCGGGAGGACGACCCGACGGTGCTGGGCGCCACCCGGCACCTCCGAAACGTCCTGCGGGCCAAAGGATACCGGGCCGATTACCACGAGTTCGCGGGGGGGCACGACTACAACTGCTGGCAGGCCGCCTTCCCCCAGGCCCTCATGGCGCTGGCCCCCCCGCGGCGGTGA